The genomic DNA GCGTTACTAAAAACAACGATACAAGAATTTTCATTTTCTTTAGTTTGCTTAAAATCAGCGAATAGGATAGGTAAACCAGTATAGCCGTAATCGATGCTCTCACTCCTTGAAGAAAGCTTGAAAGGATAGGGATATTAACTATGTTGCTAAAAACTACCCCTACAAGTATCATGATAAAAAAGGGTGGGACTATAACTCCAATTAATGATACTATTGCACCTGGCAATCTGGCTATATTGTTACCTAAGATCAGCGAAACATTCACGGCAATTGCCCCGGGTACGCTTTGAGCCCTCGCCACTGCCCCGAGAAATTCATCATCAGAAACTATGGCGTACCTTTTCACCAGGTACTCCCTAATAACCGGTATCATAGCATAACCGCCACCTATTGTAATAGCGCTTATGGTTGCGAAAATCGAAAATAATCTAAATAGTTTTCCTGTCTCTCTTGCATCCATAACAGAAAGATTTTACTATATAGTTAGGGTGTCTCGAAAATCAGTAACAATCAGTAACAACCAATAATATCAGCCACCTTTCTGTGAGGACGGCTGTTCAAGACATTGAAAATAACACAGAGGTTGTATGCCAATATGGCCAAACCCAATACCGCATCATAATTCCTGTTTCTCACATACCAGATGTATTCCAGAGTGAAATACTCTTGTAGAATGTTAATCG from Kosmotoga arenicorallina S304 includes the following:
- a CDS encoding chromate transporter; the encoded protein is MDARETGKLFRLFSIFATISAITIGGGYAMIPVIREYLVKRYAIVSDDEFLGAVARAQSVPGAIAVNVSLILGNNIARLPGAIVSLIGVIVPPFFIMILVGVVFSNIVNIPILSSFLQGVRASITAILVYLSYSLILSKLKKMKILVSLFLVTLLVIILKLPLFWTVLVATAIVYIVQGDKK